In Hippoglossus stenolepis isolate QCI-W04-F060 chromosome 20, HSTE1.2, whole genome shotgun sequence, the following are encoded in one genomic region:
- the sf3b6 gene encoding splicing factor 3B subunit 6: MAMQAAKRANIRLPPEVNRILYIRNLPYKITAEEMYDIFGKYGPIRQIRTGNTPESRGTAYVVYEDIFDAKNACDHLSGFNVCNRYLVVLYYNANRAFQKMDTKKKEEQLKLLKEKYGINTDPPK; the protein is encoded by the exons ATGGCTATGCAAGCAGCGAAACGCGCTAAT ATCCGATTACCCCCTGAGGTGAACAGAATCCTGTACATCAGGAACCTTCCTTACAAGATCACAGCTGAGGAAATGTACGATATCTTTGGGAAATATGGACCAATACGGCAAATCAGAAC GGGGAACACACCTGAATCAAGAGGAACGGCCTATGTGGTTTATGAAGACATCTTTGATGCCAAGAACGCCTGTGACCATCTGTCTGGCTTCAACGTCTGCAACCGTTACCTGGTGGTTCTCTACTACAATGCAAACAGA GCTTTCCAGAAGATggacacaaagaagaaagaggagcagtTGAAGCTCCTAAAAGAGAAATACGGCATCAACACAGACCCTCCAAAGTAG